The sequence below is a genomic window from Echeneis naucrates chromosome 13, fEcheNa1.1, whole genome shotgun sequence.
GAAGTTTCTGATCCTAATCCCTGAAACGGACAAAGAAGAGAACAGTTACCATGATGTATTTAAAACAATACGCAGTATCCACGAATGCCAACTCGTCAGTTTCTTACTTTCGGAAGGACTCCTGTTACTCCAGCAAAAAGACACAAGAAGAACCTGGAAATATAGAAATAGAGAAAAAGTAAATCAGGCTAAccattttaatgagaaataaCTGATCACAAGGGTAATGTCCCCCTGCTCTAATTAGTGCTGTACGAGTACACTGGTGCCAATTTCACAGGCTATTAAGAAGGAATTACAGACggctgctgctgaacatctcaaaataaaagccctgcTGCTGAGGTACTGACTTTTTAGCTTTGCTGCTGTTGGGGTAGTCCACCACCATGCCTCCACTGAAACCTGCCTTCATGGCCTGTGATGTGATGAGTTCAAgcttcagagagaaaagaagaagactgAATGTAAGTGTGAGATTCTAGAGAGGGTTTAGAGTTTAGATGAACAGTGCATTTTCACCTGCTCTGAGTTCTCTGGATAAAGCTGAAAAACTGCACGAGCGCCTCTTGTCTGAAACATAAGGAGCAAAGAGAAATAAGTACAGGTTTTCAATGTAAATCTTGGTGTATGTGGACGTTTAGATCAGGCTGCGTTACAAAAGCTTACCAGGGAAGAGTAAAGAGTACTGAAGAAGGTAAAGAGTCTCTTTGGAGGACTATGCGACTTCTTGTCAGCATTGCAGAGCCACTGCAGGGCAGAAATACTGACAGGGAACAAGCATGAAAGGAAGACCAGGTCACAAATGATTCAGCGTGAATCAAGGggatttcttttccttttttgttcaaatgcaaacatttcACCTGATGCATCCATCAAAGGTGCCAGATCGGAAAGGCATCCCCTGGCCCATGTCCCCTAGTAAAAGGTCTCCTTCCACTTCTCTGTCCAGTGCAACATCTGTCAGTGGAAGAAAATGACATTTGATCAGCGTTTCAGAAATTCATCCAGATCTAAcctgaaactgaaattattgTTAAAGAGATATTATTTAATATGCAAACATCACACTTAAAAAAGCTGTTGTCTTTGAATCAATTGACATATCACATTTTGGCCAGTCCAGTCCAGCTCTTTATAAACATAAATCTTGGTATAATTAACTAATCGGTGAATGCAACCTTGACCCACAATAGATGGCACTGAGTGAAACATCgcacaaaaacaatcacagccTACTGTGTACACAATACACAATCCAGTGTTTCCAATATTTAAAGGCAATTTAAGTAGGCCACATCACTGAGACCTCCACATTTTCAGATGACatttagtaaaaaataaaaatatcttcaGTGTAACAGCGTTAGACTGACCCAGCATTGCATTGCTGATGTCGACTCCGACCCAGTAGTGTCCCTCCTCTGACAGGTAGTCTCCACTGAGCCCAGAGCCACACCTGAGAGAAAGGACAGGCATTGTGCGTAAATGTCACTGCGCTATTCTGGACTTAATGAGGTCTTGTGTTAACTTAATTTTAtacaaaacaatcacaatgGTGACATTCTGAGGAAAACCCACCCATTCCCTGCAGCATCAGACAACTTCAAATTTGATTAAGATCAAGATGTACTTCATTGTTCTAAAATACCTGTATGCTTGTAAACTgtaaccaaaaaacaaaacaaaacaagtatgGCCTGATGAGATTATGTTTACTCTAATAACTTTTTAAATCCAAGTTCAGATAAAACAATGTATTTCagattaataaatataaataaataatccttGTCACTCACCCCA
It includes:
- the bud23 gene encoding 18S rRNA (guanine-N(7))-methyltransferase translates to MASSCRRPEHTAPPDVFYNEEEAKKYSQNSRMIEIQTQMSERAVELLNLPEGQPCFLLDVGCGSGLSGDYLSEEGHYWVGVDISNAMLDVALDREVEGDLLLGDMGQGMPFRSGTFDGCISISALQWLCNADKKSHSPPKRLFTFFSTLYSSLTRGARAVFQLYPENSEQLELITSQAMKAGFSGGMVVDYPNSSKAKKFFLCLFAGVTGVLPKGLGSETSDRAVPNQVQYSGQRCRFKNMKGKSVKKGRDWIIEKKERRRRQGRDVRADTKYTGRQRRPHF